CAGCATGGatacattcaaaaaaaataaaaaataaaatataagttAGTCTCTAAATTTGGACGGATGGCAGAAGCCAGCAAATATGTATAGGTTGTTGTGGGTCCATGGTTCATGTGCCGCCCCCGGCAGCGATATTGCACCCTGCAAAACCCTGACATCTCACCTACACAAGCTTGCATTCCTTTTGACCCAACtttattttacaaaaaaattattgaagaaGTAACGAGATAATTATTGCACGATCTTGCCATGGTTGTtttctcttgtgtttgtaataAAATTGAAAGGGTTAATTAGGAGAATTGGAGCAGACGACTCAAAGGCTTCAAGAATGAATAAAATTCTCAGACCACCAACTGCGCCTCAAGACAAAAGAAGCAGAGCAAGATCACACGTGATATGGCATGGTATGGAATcaaaaataatttaagatgCCATGCTGGGTGAAGGAAGAAAGCACGGAGCCACCGACACCGACAAGCCTTCCTCTTGATTCCACCGTATAGAGAcagagcgagcgagagagagaccGAACAAAAATGCCGTCCCACCTAATACCAACCCCTGAGCTTGAAGCTTCCCCTCCTTCCCCACCCCCAAAATCTCGACGTCTGAAGGCGACCAGGAGCTTCCCGGAAGGAGAGACGTCGCCCTCCCCGTCTCCCCCGTTCTTTAATCGCTACTTCTAATCCCTTATAATTTTTAGTTAATTAGCAAAATAAATGAAGGGAAGACGAGAAGTTAAAAATAGGAGACGTGTGAAAGAGAGGCTGGGCATGTGAATCTTGTTGAGGTCAGAGGGAACAACGACAGCTCATCTCACCATCTCTTACTTTCCTTCCCTGTCGACGTACCGAAGCAAGGCACGTTCAAATGTCCAATATaaccttggattacagccacgCAGAAGCTCCCTTTTGCGAGTAATTGCCATGAGCCCAGCTACGTAtcagaaataataataataataataataataataaaagctgTTTATAGAGATATCAGCAGAGTGAATTTGGTATATTTagtgaaaaaatagaaattcactGCCACTCCCGAAATCGAAATAAAAACtaaataatttttgaaataaaaaatcatGGTTGTCATTGAGAAAAATCGTAAAACTAAAATCAAaactaagaaaaataaaaattatttaattatttttattcatttcaaaattttcatatatAAATAACAAACTTAAAGATATCATCCATATTTTCATAATACAATCCATAATCAAACATGTTGATGCCAAAATCCTGTCTAACTATAGTGGCATGGGGAGTGCCAATCAATCTACGGAGAGATGCTGATCTGCATAtaacaaaaaagagaaaggctcGTTGAATTGGCTCTAGCAGGCCCTTTAATGTTTAAGTCGGGCAGGGGTTTGGAATAACAGTGAgagatagaaagaaaaaatataagagAAAAAATTAAAGTAGTCTCTTCCTGGATTATTCGACTTGAATTGCTTTGGCTTGGAGTGATCGGCCTGAATTGCTCGGCCTAGATTGCTCGATTTGGAGAGCTCGGCCTGGAGTACAGAATAGCTCAGCCTTAACTCTGTAACTCGGCCTCAGTACGTTAGCTGGGCCTTCATACATTAGGTCGGCCTTCAGCGTGATAGCTCGGTCTCTGAGATTGTCTTGATTGGCCTAATTCCGGTCAGCCTTCTGGTGAGCTATCGCGCATCCTATGTGTACGATGCTTATGTCTCGAGTGGCACGAAAGGACAGCTTTCAAGGACTCGTACTTGGTCTCAAGAGCATGCATCCCATGCAAAGAGAAGGCGGTGCTTAGGGGTAATCGTAGAAAAACAGTCAAATGCAGAGGCGGCCATGAGAGTTTGAGAGCCTCTTCTTGGGAGACTTTCGCTATGAGAACTTCTTCTTGGAAGCTTTTTACGATGAGAGCCTCTTGCTATCTATGCTTGAGAATTTTTTTTAGGAGCCTCTCGCTATCTTGTGTGCTTGGgagcctctctctccccctactTTAGGATCTCTTGGTCCTATTTACATAGGGAGAATGTGGATTCATTACGATTTGGAGGCAAAAATCAAAAGTACCAAAATCTCATTTCTTATCTAAATTCAAATATGCCataatcttatttttttttgcacttGCTAAGAATTCAAACTTTTTTGAATTCAAATCTTTCTAAAAATAATAGGAGGCCGATTTTAGGCCATATCAGAACCAaattcataatataatattttaaatttatataaaatataaaggatattaaaaatattaaaaatcaagTATGTTTAGACTTAATTTTCATATTGAATTTAATTTTGAATCAGAGAATCATCAAAATCATaatcatatataatttttaatttttaaatctaCCACCGACACGATTCCAGGTTGAAATTGTCAGGTTCAGAAATGGATAAAATATTGAACTATTGATCCCCGTTGATATCCTGCTCTGTGGTGAGAGAGCATTAATGGCGCAGTTAATAGGATTAGTGAGATATGGATGGGGTTGTACGTTGTTTCGTGCCTCATGAGACATCACAATATAGCCTTTCTTTTGATATTAGCAGGGTCCCGAACCCTTTTCCATCCTCTTCAAAATTATTATTGGTTGTTTTATCAATTAAACGCTAACTCTGCAAAACTAGATGACtgttaatataattattttttattatcagCAAAATAGTGATCAATGATGAGAAATAACACATACGCTGGCCTAAATCGTTGTCCATTGATTTTTCTCTAAACCACTACAAATAGTCCATTGATTTAATCTTGTTAATAGCTATTATCAGGAATAATTATATAACAACAGCTATTTTGTCAATATCTTGTGGCATGGCACCTATCTTTCCAAGTGAAAAATATCGAGTTGAAATCTAAAATATAAAAAGGTTGCAAGCtcaaatttgatttgatttgtAGTTGAGCTCAAGCCAACTTAGCTGAAACAAAGCTGCTCTTAAACAACTTAGCAAGTGGATCTCAAGATCCTGTTGTTATTTTTGCATAATTACTCTGATTATATCAACTTTTGAATGTCAAATAAAGAGTAACAATAATATACTATTTGTTATGATCTATTTAATACGTTTACTGTGATATGGAGTGGGGTCGTACTTTGTAGTGTGCAGTATCCATCTTCGCAGGACGCATCGCCTTTGCTTTGAGATTAGTTGGGTCCTAAAGCATTTTCCGTCCTCTTCAAAAACTATTGTTGATTGTTACAGCAATTATAATCGCTGCATTTTGTTGCTGAACTCTTAACTCTGCAAAACTAGATGGTTGTTGTGATAAGTACTGTTTATTATGAGAAAATAGTGCCCAATTATGAGTAATAATAGCTACCCCAACCTAAAACATTGTCCATTGATTTCCTCCTAATTAATGACTATAAAGATATGATCTTAAAAAGAAACTTTTTACTTAGATAAATATTATAAATGCTTAACAGAGACTTTATTTTCGTTAATAGCTTAGATATGGCGTAAAACCGACCTCCTCATCGGGGATGGACATGTAGCTAGTATTTAAAAAAGATttgaactcaaaaaaaaaagatttatggtgggATCCAAGCAAGAAAGGAGATTACGACAGAGTTGAATCCATAAAAGGAAGGAGGTTAGGacaattttttgattttcacCTCTAAATCGTAACGGATTCACGCTCCCTCCTCTATGTAAACAGCGCTAAGGAATCTCGAAGGGGGGAAAGGACTCAAAACTCTCAAGCATAAATAAGACTCTTAAGGCGAGAGGCTtctaaagagaagctctcaagcACATATAGTAAGAGACTCTCATTGCGAGAGGCTTCCAAGGAGAGACTCTCAAATTTTCATGGCGAGAGGCTCCTAAGAAGAGACTCTCAAGCTTTTATGGATACTTCTACATTCAACCCCTCTTTTGCAACTGCCCTCAAGCGCTGTCTTCTATGGATGCGAGTCATTGAAGATTGCCTTTCCATGCCACCCGAGACACAAGCCTCATGTGCATGAAATGCGTGACGCCGACAGAAAAGCAAACCAGAATCAAGCTAATCAAAATCAAATCAATCAGGACGAGCTCAAAAAACCAACCTACCATGCCAAGGTCGAGCTATTGCGCTAAGGTCAAGGCTAAACTACCATAAAAGACTGAACTACCATGTCGAAAGCTGAGGTATCGCGCTGAGGCCGGGCTGCCATATCAAGGTCGAGCTACCGGAGTCGAGGTCTAGCTCTCGAGGACGAGCTATAAAAAAAAGCTCactttaaattaataaataccatataaaatatctatttttgGATAACAAATAAGAGTAACATATAATATATACTACCGTTGTCTATTTATGATTCAATTTTTGTAAGGGGCGGGTTAAATTTGAGTCCAAATTCGAAACAGTCGCGCACAAACGACCTGCTCCAGTGGACGTCAGCATCATGGAGGGGCATAACTGTCAAAGGATTCCGTTCCCATTGCTTTTGGAAAGAGTTACTTCGACGCCCAGCAAGTGAGAGAGCAAGAGGGTAAAAGAGTCCTTCGGCTCCAGGACACCTTCCCCCGTCACATGGTTACCTCTCTATTAATATAACACtgggaataaaaaaaaggaaattacgAGGCTAAACATGTCATTTTACGTGTCCTTATCCTAGATTTACTGAAGTTAAAACTCAAGACCGTCACCCGTTCTGAGCTCCTTAGGTCGCGAGGTGGTCTGTGGTCCCCACACCAGCCTGTCCTGAGCCGTCTGCTGTCGCCACGTGTCGTTTTTCGCTTATAAACAAAGCCATTGAAATAAACAAAGTCCAGTTAATTCACCGCTCACGCGGTACCAAATAATAAAAgccaaagaaaagagaagggaaaGCAGAGATAATACCGCacaggagggagagaggagaaggcTTTTGGGTTTCTTCCTCCTCCGGCGCCATGTATTCCCAGATCTATGGCGGCGCTCCGacgatcctctctcttgttttacTGATTTCCGCTGCCGGCGTCTCCTCCGCATTGCCGGAGAACCCCGTCTCCCGGTCCACATTGCCCTCCGGCTCCGGCTCCGGCCAGATCAACTCCAACTCCGTCCTCGTCGCCCTCCTCGACTCCCACTACACCGAGCTCGCCGAGCTCGTTGAGAAGGCCCTCCTCCTCCAAACCCTTGAGGACGCTGTCGGCCGCCACAACGTCACCATCTTCGCCCCCCGCAACGAAGCCCTGGAGCGCGATCTCGACCCCGAGTTCAAACGATTTCTGTTGGAACCCAGAAATCTCAAATCCCTCCAGACTCTGATCTTATTCCATGTTATTCCTACCCGGATCGGCTCCGATTCGTGGCCGACATCGGAACCCGCCCGCCACCGGACCCTCGCCGCCGACCCCCTCCACCTTTCCGGCTCCCGCGAGGCAAAGAGGGTTGACCTCGCCGCCGTGGTCCACCCGGACTCGGTGGTCCGCCCTGACGGCGTGATTCACGGCATCGAGCGCCTTCTCGTCCCCCGATCCGTCCAGGAGGACTTCAACCGCCGGCGCAGCCTCGCCTCCATCTCCGCCATTCTCCCCACCGGCGCCCCCGAGGTGGATCCCCGCACCCACCGCCTCAAGAAGCCCGCCCCTCCCGCCCCTGCCGGCTCCCCGCCGGCCCTCCCTATCTACGACGCCATGGCCCCTGGCCCGTCCCTGGCCCCCGCCCCTGCCCCGGGCCCCGGCTCCGGCAAGCACTGGTTCGATGGCGAGAGCCAGGTCAAGGACTTCATCCAGACCCTCCTTCTCTACGGCGGCTACAACGAGCTCGCCGACATTCTGGTAAATCTCACATCCTTAGCCACCGAGATGGGCCGTCTGGTCTCCGAGGGCTACGTCCTCACCGTCCTCGCCCCCAACGACGATGCCATGGCGAAGCTGACGGCGGATCAGCTGAGCGAGCCCGGAGCACCGGAGCAGATTGTGTACTACCACCTGGTCCCGGAGTATCAAACGGAGGAGAGCATGTACAACGCGGTGCGGCGTTTCGGGAAGGTGCGTTACGACACGCTCCGGCTGCCCCACAAGGTGGTCGCGCGGGAGGCTGACGGCTCCGTCAAGTTCGGCCAAGGAGAGGGTTCCGCTTATCTCTTCGACCCCGATATCTACACCGACGGCCGGATCTCCGTCCAGGGAATCGACGCCGTTCTTTTCCCGCCGGAGGAGGAGACCCCCGCCGCCGTCGCGCCGACAGCCGCCAGGAAGACCGTCAAGGCCGCCAAGCCAAGGAGAGGTCAGTACTAATCATCATATCTTAACTATTGCTTTTGGTGAATTTATCGTCAAACTATTTATGCTTTCCTGCAACGCGGTCGGCGTTGGATATAGGAATATTCCGGCGaactttttaattattttctttCCCTGATAATAACGATTTAACCGGGAAAAGAATGGACGAGATTATTCCGATTAGATGGTGAGATTCGATGCTACTCTCACCCAGAGGTGTCTGTAGCACGGAGTTTAAGTACCGAGACTTAAATTAAAAGTGGTCATGAGTGTGCTTTTGTCGGTGGCGTTTGCGGTGGAgggtctctatcatttgccctTTTCTATTTTCTCATGATATTTTCCCCCTGTTCTCTTCTTTCCATTTTCtattatattatcatatttcttattaTTTCTTGTTCGTTATTATTAGCTGTGAGCTAGATGCGAAAGCTGGCAGCGTCGTTGTCCGTGGGCTGGCTCTCACTTTTCCAAGcgttaaaatatatattaaaaaaaacctCTTTGATCTTCTTAGGTTTGGATATCCCTGAAATAGCCACAACCAACGAGACGACTCTCGTCATATCATTTCTTTAAAGACAGATGTCAAGGGGAATGAATTAGCATGCAATactgggagagagagagagagaaaagggtgGGTGTTATGGGTATTGTATGTCGTCTAGGTTGTTTGGTATTAAAAATTGGGAGTTGGTGTTTGGTGAGGGGTAGtgcttgttattattattattgtgcaTGCCTTTACTTTAGGTTGGTGGAGGGAATAATTGTGTTTGATTTTTGTAATGCAGGGAAGTTGTTGGAACTTGGGTGCCAAATGTTGGGTGCTTTTGGTCAGCGGGCTCATTTCACCACTTGCCAGTAGATAAGAGGGTCTCAGAACAGAAGGTAATTCGGATGGAAAAGAACTTAAGGTGTATCCCCTCCTAAATTCTTTAAGTAATAACACGAGGGTTAAAAAAGGAGTGTTGTATGTTAAATACTAGAGAGCACAGGTGTCCATGCGTGTATAGAAATGTTTTTGTTGGTTGTCAATTTCAAATAATCATAACCGTTCATTGATAATTCTTTTTTATACGGTATGATGTGAAATTTGCTATACTCGGTTAATTTTTGCTTGTTTGGAAAAGGGGGGCGGTGTGCAAGCTTATTAAGCTGGTGGGAGATGAATTGTGTATTAATAAAGGGGGAAAAAGTTATTGTTTGGAAATCAGATGGCTCATTTGATGGTAGCAATTGCATATTAATTTCTTCTACATGTTTATTAAACTGTAGTTGTTACTATGAATTATATTTTCTTCAGAACGGTCCGGTCTTGGGATTTCTGAGTTTGGTGAGATAAAAGGTGGAAGAAGCAGAAATAAGTGGTACATTTGTCCATCTTTGGATGTACATAATTAGCCGAAGTAATGCTTGCCTACAAGTtgaatcttcttcttttaaatttatttgtaGCTACATTGCTGATTCTTTTGTGTAGACCAGAAAATCAGCATGTGAAAATTATTATTCTCTTGCATGTGAAAATAGTTAGAGACTTGAGCTTTGATTTGATTCAAAAATACCTAAGAGATTTAATATCCAAACTCGAACTTAAttcgattaaaaaaaaattagtaatcaagaTTGATTTGGCTCAACTTAAATATCAAGCTCGAGTTTATGTATGAATTTTAGCTTTACTCAtaactttaaaaaattatagttaaaaatatagcatgatattatattttaaaatattaaattaaaatttattataaataatataatattattaaaaatatatatatttgattaattttttgTGAGTTGAGAATTTTACTGGTCGAgctcattttgaaattttttttgagcTACCTGAGCTTGGTAATTATCAAGCCGAGCTTAGGCCCAAGTTAAATTTAAGCTGCTTGGCTAATTTACACCCCTAGCTAGTAAGGAGCTTAAATCAAACTCAAAATATGTACAAAATTgattattaaaagaaaattaaaatccaccaaaaaaagataaattaaaCAATTTGAATGGAAATAATCACCAGCAAAAtaaagtacaataagaaaatactatcccaaaaaaaaagcagaaaaactAAACAATGCGGACGGATATATTAAACAGCAGGACCAAGCAGAatgtgcaatttttttttttgttaaaaaagaaTGAGAATGGCCGGAAATGAAACAAAAGGTAGTTACATAATAAAAACGGAAATAGAGTAGACAGTCTATAAATGCAAAATGTAATAAGTCAAtgtatatttaaataaatagaaataaaaattagaaaaatatacTATCAAAACAGAACaagtaaaaaagaagaaactagAAGGAAACTAAACATTTCGACGGTATCAGGTTCTAGTCACCAGTGTCCCTTCCGCTTCGAGAAGGTTTGGTTGTCTCTCCTTCAATCCTGGGATATTGTCCGAGGAGCTTGAAGTCTGCCGGTTCGCGGTGACGCCATGCAGAGGGTTTCACGTAAATTGGAATTGACTAAGCGACGCGTTGGAACCGTGAGGTAGTGGGCGACATCTTTAGGAAGTTGGAGGATGTGGAGGCCGCGATTGCTGAActccaaagaagagaagatcaGATGGGCGCGCTCCCCGAGGCCGATATGGTGAGCCTCCGGGGACTTCTCGCCACTCACCACTCGATTCTGTGTCAACATGAGATCTTCTGGAGATAAAAATCCAGAATTCAGTAGGTCAGAGAGGGTGACCGTAACACTAGTTTCTTTCACCGTTCTACGATTATCAGAAGGCAGAGGAATATGATTCGATCCTTGCGGGATGAGCAGGGCCACCGGGTGGAGGGCGAATTCGGCCATCAGCCATATCCTGCTTGATTTCTTTCGCTCTCGTTGGACGGAGGATAGTGGGTCTAATGCTGCCGGCCAGCTCCCGAGGGCTAATTCCCAAATTGATATGACCGAGAATGCTATGTTGGTTCGACCAGTGACGGAGGGGGAGGTGCGTGAGGCTATCTGGGCACTGGATGAGGATGGGGCCCCTAGTCCAGATGGCTTCCCACATTTCTTCTTTCGGAGATACTGGGGTATCGTCCGGACTGCAGTGGTGGAAGCGGTCTTGTGTTTTTTCAGTCGGGCAGGGATGCCTGACGACTGGAAGGCCACATTTGTCACGCTTAAAAAAGctgttgtcaggatcaagcgctaccattacaccaaaaccgaccggtgttagtgaaggcgcaactctatttctttaaaccccaccaaaggcagcgccatgagtcgactccgaccaggcCTCGCCcaccccggactccgacctggcctcgccatgggtttAGGGACCCTCGGGTATAACCCACGTACTAACCAAGCCATCGTCGTTGGCAGGCAGCAGGACATGttgacagtgaccctccctgtgctgctcagggatCCCGCAAGGTATGGCCCGCACAACGGCAGAATATGTCCAACATCCCCCCCAACGCGATGCttgggtttcgaactcgagacctctggCTTTGATACcagttgtcaggatcaagcgctaccattacaccaaaaccgaccggtgttagtgaaggcgcaactctatttccttaaaaCCCACCAAAggtagcgccacgagtcgactccgacgaggCCTCGCCCACCCCGaactccgacctggcctcgccatgggttcagggaccctcgggtataacccacctactaaccaagccatcgccgttggcaggcggcaggacatgtTGACAGTGACCCTtcctgtgctgctcagggaccccgcaaggtatggcccgcacagcggcaGAATATGTCCAACAAAAGCGTCAGGACGCAGCCGAGCCGAGCCACTTTAGGCCGATCAGTTTGTGCACTACTTTATACAAAGTTGTGGCAAGAATACTGATTGATCGTATGAAGCCCCTCCTCTCTGGCATCATCTGTCAGGAGCAGGGTGCTTTTGTGAGAGGTAGGAGTATTTCCGATAACGTCATGGTGGCCcaagagatgatgtgggatcttcgaTGGGCCTCGAAGCGGCGAAGCCTGATGGCtgtcaagctggatatggaacGAGCTTATAATAGAATCCGGTGGAGCTTTCTTAGGCTAGCTTTGGAGAGTCTGGGGTTCCATAAGACATGGATTGGGTGGGTTTTGGGGTGTGTTCGGGGATCGAGGTTTTCTATCTTAGTCAACGGTTTTCCATCTCCATTTTTCAGTTCTACTATGGGGCTTCGGCAGGGATGTCCGTTATCTCCGACTTGTTTATCATTTGTTCTGATGTCTTGTCTCGGGCTCTGCGGGCTGCGTGCGCCATCGGAGAGCTGTGGGCTTATGTCCCTGCTCCAGGGGCCCAGCCGATATCACATTTACTCTTTGCCGATGATTGCCTCCTCCTGACTCGGGCTCGCGTAGTGGACGCTCAGACTATCAGGAGGGTTTTGGCCGCCTACTGCACTGTATCCGGTCAGAGAGTTAATGGCCAGAAATTCTCCATCTCCTTCAGCCCTAGTACGTCACTTGGGGTTCGACGGGGGATTCGGAGGATTCTGGAGATGCCCGAGCAGGACGGGACCTGGACCTATCTGGGTGTTCCGATCTCGGGTAGGAGATTGCGAGTCTCTGAGTGCACTGGGCTGGTGCAGCGGGTTCAAAGCAGACTAGAGGGTTGGCGGGCAGCGTCCCTATCTATGATGGGCAGAGTCACGCTGATTCGATCTGTACTGGGCTCCatgcccatctatcttatgGCAAATACGGTGGTGCCAATGTCTGTTCTACTGAAGATTGAGCGACTTCTTCGGAGCTTCTTATGGGACTCACATGGAGGGGGCCGTGGGGTGCACCTGGTGGCATGGGAGCGTATCTGCCTCCCCCTCAGGGAGGGTGGTCTAGGGGTGGTGTCTCTCCTGGAGAGACAAGAGCTGCTCCTTGCCCGACATGCTTCCCTCTTCATCTTGGAGCCGTAGGGGTTTTGGAGCCGGATTATGACTATCCATTATGGGGGGCAGGCCCAGAGGGCTGGGCCCGAGGAGGGCGGAGATGCTCCTTTCTATGGCGTGAGATAGCGAGGTACTTGCCATTGGTGTCGAGTCACACCCGATGGCTGATAGGCGACGGGCATAACATCGATGTAGCCGGGGACCCATGGGTCGATGGCCTTCCTCTGCGGCTTTGGCCGACTACGGTTAGTGTCGAGGCTGGGGAGGGTCTACAGGTCTGTGATCTCATGACCCCCCGGGGCGGCTGGCTGGGATGAGATTCGGTTGGCCCGCTTCTTCGGGCAGCATTTGGCGGAGCGGGTCCGCTCACTCCCTATACCACAGAGTGGCGGACCAAATGTACGTGTGTGGAGTTCCTCGACCAGATCTAGGGTCAGGATGGGCGATCTCTCCCGCATCCTTAGGCAAGAGTACGAGCCTGACCCGGATTGTGCCTGGATCTGGCGATTGGGGCTCCACCTGAGGGTAGCGTTGTTCCTCTAGAAGGTGGTCTAGGACCGTCTTCCTATGAGAGCTGTACTTGGAGGTCGAGGTGTGAGGATCCCATTGGTGTGTGGGGCTTGTGGTGTGGCCGAGACAGTGGACCATGCCCTATTTCAGTGCACATGGGCTAGGGGTACTTGGCGTCTAGCAGGGATCCCACAGGTGGTATGGCGCTGTAGGCACCTGTTCTTACAGGCCATGCGTCAGGGCTCGGAGTCCCCGGTGCTTTGTCAGGAGGCTGTTCGAGCGAGCTGCACTGCCTACCAGATCTGGCTGGCCAGGAATGCTCGCACTTTCAGCGAACGACGTATGTCGCCGCGATTTGTGGTCGAGAGTGCCTGCGTTCAGGCGGCAGAGCTGTGTTACACCATCCCTGTTGGAGGgaccttgatagctcgggacatctggagTTTCCACTCTGCTTCGGCAGTATCCCGTACGGTGTTTTTCAAcggggagcccccacccccgagtttcctcaaggtcaactttgatgggtctgtGTTGGATGGTAGCATGCGGGGAGGCACGGATTTTGTTATTCGGGACCCGTCTGCCAGAGTTGTGGCTGCCGGTGGCAGTCAGTTATTTGACACTTCGGTTCCGAGTGCGAAGTTGAGAGCAGCCTGGGCGGGCCTTCGCCATGCCCGGTGTGTCTTACATGCTAGGTCCATCATTCTGGAGGGTGATTCAACCACCgtcatcagttggatccagggggTCCAAGGGGTGGTGGTAGTGACCATCCCTTGCTCCGTGACATTTGGGCTATGGCGAGGGATGGATGGgtctttcaggccaagcatatttacCGTGAAGGTAATGGTGCTGTGGATTGGATAGCTGCGTATGTAGCTTGTCACTCCGGAGGCACCTTGTGGATTGATGATGGGGAGTTGCCCTTGGCACTCTgaggtatcctattttttgaccttattgggtgtatccattcccgtcaggtatgatccacccgcattagcaaaaaaaaaaaaaaaaaaaaaaaagaagaggaatctAAACTAGTAAAAATGAAAAAGGACAACAAAATATAAACAAAACATAAAAGACAGATAAAAATGTCTTTCTCATTAAGCACCTGCAAATCTATGTGAAATCTGTCAAGAAATGGTTTTGAATAAATACCTGTAAAGGCCATTGAAATTAAGGGCCAGAAATAGCTAAGCTCACAAGGCAGCCAGAACTTCTCTGAACGGAAGCATTGTTCTGGATTGGTGGGTGGTATAATTTCTCTTCAATTAATAATGCCACTTTTTATTATTGttacataaataattaaaagtaAATTTCTAGTAAAGGCAGATCTGGTGGAAAGAACCgagaaaaggattaaaaaagttttagttgttttctttctgttctttcctttttttttcaatgagggttgtttttttttttttttggtgggatcGGGTTGGGGGGCAGGGTTGGAGCTGGAGAGACACAGGAGATTGGTTTAGCGGAGGGGCAAGGAGTAAGTATCCACGGCATATATATTAAAGACATATACCATTGCATTACAATTTGTTTTAATATAATTCCATATATTACAAATTAATTATAAGTAAAAAATTCTCTTTTTTATACTTATAGACCAAGACTCTCttcatttttattcttttaaaa
The DNA window shown above is from Phoenix dactylifera cultivar Barhee BC4 unplaced genomic scaffold, palm_55x_up_171113_PBpolish2nd_filt_p 000455F, whole genome shotgun sequence and carries:
- the LOC103717029 gene encoding fasciclin-like arabinogalactan protein 17 translates to MYSQIYGGAPTILSLVLLISAAGVSSALPENPVSRSTLPSGSGSGQINSNSVLVALLDSHYTELAELVEKALLLQTLEDAVGRHNVTIFAPRNEALERDLDPEFKRFLLEPRNLKSLQTLILFHVIPTRIGSDSWPTSEPARHRTLAADPLHLSGSREAKRVDLAAVVHPDSVVRPDGVIHGIERLLVPRSVQEDFNRRRSLASISAILPTGAPEVDPRTHRLKKPAPPAPAGSPPALPIYDAMAPGPSLAPAPAPGPGSGKHWFDGESQVKDFIQTLLLYGGYNELADILVNLTSLATEMGRLVSEGYVLTVLAPNDDAMAKLTADQLSEPGAPEQIVYYHLVPEYQTEESMYNAVRRFGKVRYDTLRLPHKVVAREADGSVKFGQGEGSAYLFDPDIYTDGRISVQGIDAVLFPPEEETPAAVAPTAARKTVKAAKPRRGKLLELGCQMLGAFGQRAHFTTCQ